The Bacillus sp. DX3.1 genome has a segment encoding these proteins:
- a CDS encoding LPD25 domain-containing protein codes for MSKKRSPVSFEEKKQKVEALTKKMEKSIEGYFRSPGDLKEYLSFMAKFYRYSPSNIALIQSQFEGSRAVGSFSFWKEKGFTVQKGEKGIQILVPNQTTAKFKDKTGTWKPVAKANEEEKKQIESKKVEVKPGRLYFSVGYVFDVSQTNVKSEDLPRIFPNRWLEGSVGDYKSLYKGMEAIAEKNGVKIIEPKQELGVAKGVSYTLTKEVALNPRNSELQNVKTLLHELTHAKLHTAETHMNYTAPEKEFQAEMTAYTVSSYFGINTSEYSLGYLANWTQGKELKDKSKLLKEVHETSTEFIETIENTLKKEKEQIHGKEVDGMVKTEPNINGKREEKNIFLMKYGAIGHTEQEIVSVAELREKVSRDTSFNVVENAEELSDKEFLKSFNESNEERFIALNQDEINCPMMIVQWSESAEFKSNQMIPFGEANEKMKDYIRGIELAKEEAKLKGEYVPYEKTRYHVVIPREVDTDFQRMEIITPDRLDLGDGDYKSPYEQILNEKRSLSDEVKQALRDDVIEHTPMEPAEEKMISMFRDGEYEHISIRELKEREAREAGLVYEADGSEIEPAYKTPLVTIEIMRYPEDETVGIVHMMDAVSKDIHHVPVLHPDSSNRDLFVPLMRDNGEREKFPLDMVLKEKLNKKVQNSIFDRGNQSFVVHQNDANMKLHEIVRTERYGTLVDKEKEQENPTFSEKEVEFYKEVKKEGYAPIDSLEQKLQPLPHTAKHVTDSMEKELSGKYETFKRAQSHETVNDIDSIIHRVQVEERYFATKHVAIDNELITQESVAQLEHKVQEKLNKEGVTATKQTASKVVDGEKQFEPFSNFKQFQNVAKKKKQEVELER; via the coding sequence ATGAGTAAAAAGCGTTCCCCAGTTTCATTTGAAGAGAAAAAGCAAAAAGTAGAAGCACTAACAAAGAAGATGGAAAAAAGTATAGAAGGTTACTTTCGTTCACCAGGAGATTTAAAAGAGTATTTATCATTTATGGCAAAGTTTTATCGCTATTCACCATCTAACATTGCATTAATACAGAGTCAATTTGAGGGATCCAGAGCCGTGGGTTCCTTTTCTTTTTGGAAAGAAAAAGGGTTTACGGTACAGAAAGGTGAGAAGGGAATTCAGATCCTTGTTCCGAACCAGACAACAGCAAAGTTTAAAGACAAAACGGGAACTTGGAAACCTGTTGCAAAAGCAAATGAAGAAGAGAAAAAACAGATTGAATCTAAAAAGGTAGAAGTCAAACCAGGTCGATTATATTTCTCTGTCGGCTATGTGTTTGATGTGTCTCAGACGAACGTAAAATCTGAAGATTTACCCCGTATTTTTCCAAATCGTTGGCTAGAAGGAAGCGTAGGGGATTACAAGAGTTTATACAAAGGAATGGAAGCTATTGCTGAAAAAAACGGTGTGAAAATTATTGAGCCAAAACAAGAACTTGGGGTCGCAAAGGGGGTGAGCTATACCTTAACGAAAGAGGTTGCTTTGAATCCGAGGAATAGTGAATTGCAAAATGTAAAAACGCTTCTTCATGAGCTAACGCATGCAAAACTCCATACAGCAGAAACGCATATGAATTACACAGCACCAGAAAAAGAATTTCAAGCTGAAATGACAGCTTATACCGTTTCTTCTTATTTTGGAATTAATACAAGTGAGTATTCGTTAGGATACTTAGCCAACTGGACGCAAGGAAAAGAGTTAAAAGATAAATCCAAGTTACTAAAAGAAGTACATGAAACATCTACTGAGTTTATTGAAACCATTGAAAACACTTTGAAAAAAGAGAAAGAACAAATACACGGAAAAGAGGTGGATGGTATGGTAAAAACAGAGCCAAATATCAATGGAAAGAGAGAAGAAAAAAATATTTTCTTAATGAAATATGGAGCGATAGGTCATACAGAGCAAGAGATTGTATCTGTTGCGGAATTAAGAGAAAAAGTTTCAAGAGACACATCATTTAATGTTGTTGAAAATGCAGAGGAATTGAGTGATAAAGAGTTCTTGAAATCATTTAATGAGTCGAATGAAGAAAGGTTTATCGCTTTAAATCAAGATGAAATTAATTGTCCAATGATGATTGTTCAGTGGTCTGAGAGTGCTGAGTTTAAAAGTAATCAAATGATTCCTTTTGGTGAAGCAAATGAAAAAATGAAAGACTATATTCGTGGAATTGAGTTGGCAAAAGAGGAAGCAAAATTAAAAGGGGAATATGTACCATATGAAAAAACAAGATATCATGTAGTAATTCCTAGAGAAGTGGATACAGATTTTCAACGTATGGAAATTATCACTCCTGACCGCTTAGATTTAGGCGATGGAGATTATAAGTCTCCATATGAACAAATATTAAACGAAAAACGGTCTTTATCAGATGAGGTGAAACAAGCCTTACGAGATGATGTAATAGAACATACGCCTATGGAACCAGCAGAGGAGAAAATGATTTCCATGTTCAGGGACGGAGAGTATGAGCATATTTCTATTCGTGAATTAAAAGAAAGAGAAGCCAGAGAAGCAGGCTTAGTGTATGAAGCAGATGGTAGTGAAATAGAACCAGCGTATAAAACGCCGCTAGTGACAATTGAAATAATGAGATATCCAGAAGATGAAACAGTAGGGATTGTGCATATGATGGATGCTGTTTCAAAAGATATACATCATGTGCCAGTGTTACATCCAGATTCATCAAACCGTGATTTATTTGTGCCTTTAATGAGAGATAATGGTGAACGAGAAAAGTTTCCTTTGGATATGGTGTTGAAAGAAAAATTAAACAAAAAAGTCCAGAATTCGATTTTTGATAGAGGGAATCAATCATTTGTCGTACATCAGAATGATGCAAATATGAAATTACATGAAATTGTGAGAACAGAGCGATATGGTACTTTAGTTGATAAAGAAAAGGAGCAAGAAAATCCAACGTTTAGTGAAAAAGAAGTTGAATTTTATAAAGAGGTAAAGAAAGAAGGATATGCACCTATTGACTCGTTAGAACAAAAATTACAGCCATTACCGCATACGGCCAAACATGTTACGGATTCTATGGAAAAAGAATTGAGTGGAAAATATGAGACTTTTAAGCGTGCACAATCTCATGAAACAGTAAACGATATTGATAGTATTATTCATCGTGTACAGGTGGAAGAACGTTATTTTGCAACGAAACATGTAGCAATTGATAATGAACTCATCACACAAGAGTCTGTCGCACAATTAGAACATAAAGTGCAAGAAAAGTTGAATAAAGAAGGAGTTACGGCTACAAAACAAACCGCATCTAAAGTGGTTGATGGAGAAAAACAATTTGAACCATTCTCGAATTTTAAGCAGTTCCAAAATGTAGCAAAGAAAAAGAAACAAGAAGTGGAATTAGAGCGATAA